The Candidatus Krumholzibacteriota bacterium genomic interval GAGGGATTCGATGAGATTATCGGAGAAAGTAAACCTATACAGGAAGTCCTTCAACTGGCAATGAAGGTCGGTAAAAGTGAATTCACCTCGTTGATGATCACTGGCGAGAATGGCACGGGGAAAGGGGCTTTGGCTAAAGCGATACATCAAATCAGTTCCCGTTCGTCAGGTCCGTTCATTGAAGTCAATTGCGCCGCAATTCCCAGAAATCTTCTGGAAAGTGAGTTCTTTGGTTACGAAAAAGGCGCCTTCACTGATGCCAAAGAAAGAAAGCTGGGTCTATTTGAACTTGCCAATGGTGGTACTATCTTTCTGGATGAAATCGGAGAAATTGACTACGGTCTTCAGGCAAAGTTGCTTAAGTTCCTCGACTCCCGAACGATAAGACGCGTCAGCGGCACGCAATTCTTGCCAGTAGATGTCAGGATCATATCAGCTACAAACAAAGATCTGAAGGAATTGATAGCTTCCAACAGATTTCGAACAGACTTGTTTTATAGGCTCAATGTAATAGAAATCAATCTTCCTCCTTTGAGAGACAGGATTGAAGACATCCGTCCCATAGCACTTAAATTTACCGATATCTTTTCCACTCGTCTAAAAAAAGGACATACCAGGCTGACTGAAGACGCTTGCACACTATTGGAAAAATATAACTGGCCGGGGAATATACGTGAGTTAATCAATCTTATTGAACGAGCAGTCCTGCTTGATAGCGACGGGCTGATAAAAGCCGACGATCTGCCAATAAAGAATGAAACCTGGGATAATATGCTAAGTCTTGATAACTCAGAAGGAAATATAAGGATTAATATTCCATCTGAGGGAGTACCTCTCGAGTCTGTAGAAAAAGGTCTCATCCTGGGGACTCTTGAACGAACAAATGGAAATATAAGCCAGGCAGCAGGCCTTCTTAAGGTCGAACGAGGAACATTAAGATATAAAATGAAAAAACATGGAATCAATGCCTCTGATCATAAGGAAAAAATCAAAACTGGCTGAAATGAACCACATCTCGTAACACATTAATATTATTATTGTTATACGGCCCGCTCACAAAACCCGGGATAATTCCACAAAATACATCTGAAATATCACCTAACTGGCTTGATCTTCCACATCAGTGAATTTTTAAATATTTCGTTTTGCCCACTTATTTCAGACTCCGTCGGCAAAATCCTATAGTCATCGTAATATATTATTATAATAATAGTTATGCTTGTAACAGATCTTTACTTCTGAACATTTCCTGACCACTTCTGCCTTGATTGGAATACATCTAAATCCCAAAAATCAACTCATGGCACCTCAGTTGCCTTAGCAGTGGGTAGAGTTGTTAAGTAGATGTTCAATAGAGTCCGATAAAGGAGGTGTGAAGCATGAAAAGATCCAAAGCCCAAATTTTCCTCACTTCAATAACCTTCCTCAGTGTACTGGCTGCCATGGGCTGTGGAACGAACTCGCCTGTTACCCCCTCACAGGATTACACTTTGCCCGGTGTCGAGAACCCTCTTTTCGTACAGCTGATCGCCTCCTCGGGCTCTACGCACGAAATAATCGGTTCCTCTTCTTCTAATATCGTATCCGCAGAAGAAGGTGGAATAGTAACAAACGGTTACTATAGCCTTTATTTCCCTCCGGGTGCTCTTGATGAAGATACTGAAATCACCATCGAGATGCCTCGCTATCCTGAAGCAGTAGTTGAACTTGGGCCGCACGGTATCCAGTTTAACAAACCGGTCACCCTTTCTCTCTCTCTTGAAAAGGTTGATTCAGCAGCTTCCAGGTTCGTGGTGTACTGGTTCAACGAAGAATCCAGTCTCTGGGAAAATATTGGTGGTGTAACGTATGGTAATGCAACCTCCGTTGAACTTGAACACTTCAGCGAATACGGGCATACACCAATGCTATAATATTGATTTGTCACATGAATTTAAAAGGCCCTCTCAACATTGCGAGGGCTTTTTTTATTGGTATTTTTGCTAATTCACTATAGTATTTCAATCCATGAAAAAGACCATTAAGCTTCCCGGAAGGTATACGATCCTACATTCCCTTGGCGAAGGGGGCACAGGACACGTCTATAAGGTCTCTGATTCAGTATTAGATAAAACTTTAGCTTTGAAGATCCTCAGTGACACTGACAGCAAGGCTCACAAGACACTGGAAAAAGAATTTGAAATCCTCTCCAGACTTGATCATCCCAACCTTGTGAAAGTACATGATTTTGGGTTTACCGCTGATAACACGCCATATTTGACTATGGACTTTATTGAAGGAGATAATCTTCGCGTTTTTCTTAATGACAATATCAACAATATCATTCCTGTTCTTATTTCGATTTTTTCAGCGCTGAACTATCTTCACACAAAAAATGTGATACATGCAGACATCAAACCTGAAAATATTATGGTCACTTCTTCAGACAATAATACACGCACTACTCTGATGGACTTTGGGTTGGCAATCATAGGAAATTCAAATCAAAAAGAAATATCCGGGACAGTCCACTACCTTTCACCAGAGATATTGACAGATTCAATATACTCCAACAAATCAGATTTTTATGCGCTAGGCATCACTATTATCAGCTGTCTTACAAATATACATATCCCAATAGCACATAAAATAACAGACAAATTCTACAAAAATGCATACAGTCTCTTAAAAGAAGTATTCAACGATGCGGGAATCAATAGTCCTTCATCCCTTGCCAGTTTTATAATTTCCCTCAGTAGTTTTGATTCTGATCAAAGGCCCGAAAGCGCTGAAGATTGCACTCAGTTCTTATCAAGACTTTATAATATCACAAATAACTTAATGCCTGTAGTACAGCGTAATATTTTTGTGGGCAGAAAAGATGAAATTGCTGCCGTAAATAATTTTCTTGATTCAAGCAATATCTCAATAAACACTTTACTGATACTCGGAGAAACTGGTATCGGCAAAAAATCTCTTATACAGCAGGCAATCAAAATTGCGCAACTAAAGCATTTTACAACCATCGATACATCAGACATTAACTTCAAGTACGATTCTTTTAACAAGTTTATAAATGCATTAGGAACTCATCTGCCGAGTATTTCTGAAGATAATCTCAAGAAAAAGCATAATGATATTCTAGAGTCATTTACATCGAATGATTCTCCTGGAAT includes:
- a CDS encoding sigma-54-dependent Fis family transcriptional regulator; amino-acid sequence: MELKLDLIPYDISAGDVIQKDCAEAGWNINRFSTIEKLLSAARKSTSPLVVLAISGKSNNSKIEYELDRLKLWHDQNPKTQMILVTPKDYQAAAEISLKLGVRHSISYPYKTKDLTGILSKIATGLSKRHHMDAVNEHLHRPEGFDEIIGESKPIQEVLQLAMKVGKSEFTSLMITGENGTGKGALAKAIHQISSRSSGPFIEVNCAAIPRNLLESEFFGYEKGAFTDAKERKLGLFELANGGTIFLDEIGEIDYGLQAKLLKFLDSRTIRRVSGTQFLPVDVRIISATNKDLKELIASNRFRTDLFYRLNVIEINLPPLRDRIEDIRPIALKFTDIFSTRLKKGHTRLTEDACTLLEKYNWPGNIRELINLIERAVLLDSDGLIKADDLPIKNETWDNMLSLDNSEGNIRINIPSEGVPLESVEKGLILGTLERTNGNISQAAGLLKVERGTLRYKMKKHGINASDHKEKIKTG